From Chryseobacterium sp. H1D6B, a single genomic window includes:
- a CDS encoding DUF2511 domain-containing protein: MKNFTLFSVLLLILSCTAPAAKNTLKFTKQDYIGEWPFSVNEIEVYCSGYKEIYGRTNDGKVYALNGSAKGASHNDSSISKVEEIWLDDPKWSGLKISYGDFITQGLTICENK, translated from the coding sequence ATGAAAAACTTCACTCTATTTTCAGTCTTACTTTTAATTTTATCCTGTACTGCACCTGCTGCAAAAAATACACTCAAGTTCACCAAACAGGACTACATTGGTGAATGGCCATTCTCTGTCAATGAGATTGAGGTCTACTGTTCCGGTTACAAAGAGATCTATGGAAGAACCAACGACGGTAAGGTCTATGCCCTCAATGGTTCAGCGAAGGGAGCATCTCATAATGATTCGTCAATCAGCAAGGTTGAGGAGATCTGGCTGGATGACCCGAAATGGTCTGGGCTGAAGATATCTTATGGAGATTTTATCACGCAGGGGCTGACGATCTGCGAGAATAAATAA
- a CDS encoding ATP-binding protein produces MMKRVFILLNILYSFSLISQQIIPLNEKPYVDNLNNIVKDGSGNSIRANAYFLLSSYYRNTDSVLSKKHLESGRFLSNGNAFLSAKYYYYEGQYHLEKDKEKASQYFQKSIKELAKFKTEESNILQSLAWYNYGVAQKNKKGYPFLIKIMLEKSIPLVEKYENSKNLGFLYTQLAIVLTYNAEFEKAENYNNKAIEILQKDSPNSAELFYAYLSSSSNFCYQAKGDKAKNFLDKAEKMIQPYPESSANAYYLYGKILYLITKQKNEETLPVIEQGLVYAKKFNQNLLAQMFYLNKYDILRKLKRYTEAKNVLQNILKEKTLVIDANNRKTIFRQLSNLNEEMGNSSDALVWERKYSKLNDSLNSENIKLEINTLEKKFNTAEKERKIATLNAEKNQKELEVNKKNSYLWGLGLSLLLIISLFVLFMIIYRKNNKISEQKEINLQQKIKDIRQKEELTLTKAILESEERERERIARDLHDGLGGMLAGVKINLSSWSSNYFKEENTEFSKILQQLDRSVGELRYVARNLMPESLLNFGLETALNDLCEFYTRTDLEIDFQPLNIESTLSLPIQVNIYRIVQELLANAVKHSGGSHILLQCSQSEDHFMITVEDDGEGFAEDIYKTTNSMGIRNLRNRVDYLKGKIEINSDNEGTVINIELDTHAI; encoded by the coding sequence ATGATGAAGAGAGTATTCATTCTGCTAAATATTTTATATTCCTTTAGCTTAATATCACAGCAAATCATTCCACTTAACGAAAAGCCCTACGTAGATAATTTAAATAATATTGTAAAGGACGGGTCAGGCAATTCCATAAGAGCAAATGCTTATTTTTTACTCTCTAGTTATTACAGAAATACAGATTCGGTATTAAGCAAAAAGCATTTAGAATCTGGGAGGTTCTTGTCAAATGGCAATGCATTTTTATCAGCTAAATACTACTACTATGAAGGTCAGTACCATTTAGAAAAAGATAAGGAAAAAGCTTCGCAGTATTTTCAAAAGTCCATTAAAGAATTAGCAAAATTTAAAACAGAAGAATCTAACATACTTCAATCATTAGCGTGGTATAATTACGGTGTAGCGCAAAAAAATAAAAAAGGTTACCCTTTTCTAATTAAAATTATGCTTGAAAAGAGTATTCCTTTAGTAGAAAAATATGAGAATAGTAAAAACTTAGGTTTTCTGTATACCCAGTTAGCGATAGTTCTCACTTACAACGCTGAATTTGAAAAAGCAGAAAATTATAATAATAAAGCTATTGAAATTCTTCAAAAAGATTCTCCAAATTCTGCAGAATTATTTTATGCCTACTTAAGCTCATCGAGTAATTTCTGTTATCAAGCGAAAGGTGACAAAGCCAAGAATTTTTTAGACAAGGCAGAAAAAATGATTCAGCCTTATCCCGAATCTTCTGCGAACGCTTATTATTTATATGGTAAAATTTTATATCTTATCACTAAACAAAAAAACGAAGAAACGCTTCCTGTGATAGAACAGGGATTGGTATACGCTAAAAAATTTAATCAAAATCTTTTGGCACAAATGTTTTATCTCAATAAATATGACATTCTCAGAAAACTAAAAAGATATACAGAAGCCAAGAATGTTTTACAAAATATTCTTAAAGAAAAAACGCTCGTAATAGACGCCAATAACAGAAAAACAATATTCAGACAGCTATCCAACCTGAATGAGGAAATGGGAAACTCATCTGATGCTTTAGTCTGGGAAAGAAAGTATTCAAAGCTTAATGATAGCTTAAATTCTGAAAATATAAAACTGGAGATCAACACGCTTGAAAAAAAATTCAACACCGCGGAAAAAGAAAGAAAAATAGCAACCCTGAATGCAGAAAAAAATCAAAAAGAACTTGAAGTCAACAAAAAGAACTCCTACCTTTGGGGACTGGGTCTTAGCTTGCTGCTGATCATAAGTCTTTTTGTTTTATTCATGATAATTTACAGGAAAAATAATAAGATCTCAGAACAGAAAGAGATCAACCTTCAGCAGAAGATAAAAGACATCAGACAAAAAGAAGAGCTTACCCTTACAAAAGCTATACTTGAAAGTGAGGAAAGGGAAAGGGAACGCATTGCCCGGGATCTCCATGATGGTCTGGGTGGAATGCTGGCTGGTGTAAAAATAAATCTTTCATCATGGTCATCAAATTATTTTAAAGAAGAAAATACTGAGTTTAGCAAAATTCTTCAGCAACTTGATCGGTCAGTAGGTGAGTTGAGGTATGTCGCAAGAAACCTTATGCCGGAGTCACTCCTCAATTTTGGTTTGGAAACGGCTCTTAATGATCTATGCGAATTTTATACAAGGACAGATCTGGAAATCGATTTTCAGCCCTTGAATATTGAAAGTACACTCTCACTTCCGATACAGGTCAATATATATAGAATTGTACAAGAATTATTAGCCAATGCAGTGAAGCATTCAGGAGGAAGTCATATTTTGCTTCAGTGCTCACAGTCTGAGGATCATTTTATGATCACGGTTGAAGATGACGGTGAAGGATTTGCAGAGGATATCTATAAAACAACAAATAGTATGGGTATTCGAAATCTCAGAAATAGGGTAGATTATCTCAAGGGCAAAATTGAGATCAATTCTGATAACGAAGGAACCGTCATTAACATAGAACTAGACACTCATGCCATCTGA
- a CDS encoding response regulator transcription factor, translating to MPSDKINIIIVDDHPIVLEGLKTMLKNEPLFHISEIFTSGEGILDVVKLNDIDIVLLDITLPDISGIELCKEIKKISQNTSVIMFSNRSERSIIMQSIQNGASGYLLKNTSVKELIDCIKGALSGNIVFCNEAKHIISKPSQNELLSIPRLTKREKQILKLLAEGKTSVIIAEELCLSSLTVDTHRKNLLQKFQAKNSTELITLAIQQDLI from the coding sequence ATGCCATCTGATAAAATAAATATTATCATTGTTGACGATCACCCCATTGTACTGGAAGGATTAAAGACCATGCTGAAAAATGAGCCTCTTTTTCATATCTCAGAAATCTTTACATCAGGAGAAGGAATTCTTGATGTTGTAAAACTGAATGATATAGATATTGTTCTCCTTGATATCACCCTTCCAGATATCAGCGGGATAGAACTTTGCAAAGAAATTAAAAAAATATCGCAAAATACTTCTGTGATCATGTTCAGCAACCGATCTGAACGGAGTATTATCATGCAATCTATCCAAAACGGAGCAAGCGGATATCTTCTGAAAAATACCTCGGTCAAAGAACTTATAGACTGTATAAAAGGTGCACTATCGGGAAATATTGTTTTCTGCAATGAAGCGAAACATATTATCAGTAAACCTTCTCAAAATGAATTGTTGAGCATACCAAGGCTGACAAAGAGGGAGAAACAGATATTAAAATTGCTGGCAGAGGGGAAAACAAGCGTAATCATTGCAGAAGAATTGTGCTTAAGCTCTTTAACGGTCGATACCCACCGGAAAAATCTTCTGCAAAAATTTCAGGCTAAGAATTCCACAGAACTTATCACGCTTGCGATACAACAAGATTTAATTTAG
- a CDS encoding HAD-IA family hydrolase, producing MTDCHIENVKPFIIRLKSQKYKVGLATNSPYRIIPTVLDKIGIFDLFDSICSSDFVKKGKPDPEIYLMAAKELNTMPEKCIAIEDSHSGMIAAKKAGMRVVAFTNNQQNPPQNIADFTINNFLQYEEIFALS from the coding sequence TTGACCGATTGTCATATAGAAAACGTAAAGCCTTTCATTATTCGATTAAAATCTCAAAAATACAAAGTTGGCTTAGCTACTAATTCTCCATATAGGATTATTCCGACAGTACTTGATAAGATAGGAATATTCGACTTATTCGACAGCATATGCTCGTCCGATTTTGTTAAAAAAGGAAAGCCTGATCCTGAAATATATTTAATGGCAGCAAAAGAATTGAATACAATGCCTGAAAAATGTATTGCCATCGAAGATTCACATTCTGGAATGATTGCCGCAAAAAAAGCAGGAATGAGAGTGGTGGCATTTACAAACAATCAACAGAATCCACCTCAAAATATTGCAGATTTCACTATAAATAATTTTTTGCAATATGAAGAAATTTTTGCTTTATCATAG
- a CDS encoding HAD hydrolase-like protein, which translates to MKAVIFDMDGVLIDSEDLWKQAEFEVFSSLGVNVSDEECILTASMTTSEVTNFWFDKFSWSTKSLVEVEEMVIDRSLNLYS; encoded by the coding sequence ATGAAAGCAGTCATTTTTGACATGGATGGCGTTCTTATTGACTCTGAAGATCTGTGGAAGCAGGCAGAATTTGAAGTATTTTCTTCTTTAGGAGTAAACGTTAGTGATGAAGAATGCATACTTACAGCTTCTATGACCACTTCTGAAGTCACAAACTTCTGGTTTGATAAATTCTCCTGGTCCACTAAATCCTTGGTTGAAGTTGAAGAGATGGTCATTGATAGGTCATTGAACTTATACAGTTGA
- a CDS encoding DASH family cryptochrome: MKTGLVWFKNDLRLHDNEVLTKAVQECDELIFCYAIEKSNFKKLDLGFRKCDVNRFKFMQQSVMDLQNHLDKLGGHLLIGSDSAVQLFPELVEKYDISDIYAEDEYASEELNLIKTIQNILPSVNFHFYWGKTLYHKDDIPFSISDIPLSGKAYRIPAGKESEPRKTFKTPTELKSVKKVKSTKFPSYKIFDFTKKEYDAAQPLLEGGETKALDRLQYYTFKSELLTGYRWTRNRSQGLDYSSKFSPYLALGCISPREIFETVKEYENKIKKNQSTWWLIFELVWRDFFTFKGMKFGDEIFKTKGYKHKEIPFDNNQKNFEKWCHGRTGIPFVDAHMRQLNETGYMSNRGRVNCASYFVHDLNIDWTWGAAYFESKLIDYDVSSNWMNWHMQAFEIYYTNPIHQSNKYKAQDFIREWIPELKDCNDLEVLIPWEYDIPKYPKPIEIFSKWERAINLIKKLKI, from the coding sequence ATGAAAACAGGATTGGTTTGGTTTAAAAATGATTTAAGACTTCATGATAATGAGGTGTTGACAAAAGCAGTTCAGGAATGTGATGAACTTATTTTCTGCTATGCCATAGAAAAAAGCAATTTCAAAAAACTGGACTTGGGATTTAGAAAATGTGATGTAAACCGGTTTAAATTTATGCAGCAGTCTGTTATGGATTTACAGAATCATCTGGACAAATTGGGCGGCCATTTACTGATAGGCTCAGATTCGGCTGTTCAACTTTTTCCAGAATTGGTAGAGAAATATGATATTTCAGATATTTATGCCGAAGATGAATATGCGAGCGAAGAACTCAATCTGATTAAAACAATTCAAAATATTTTGCCCTCAGTAAATTTTCATTTTTATTGGGGGAAAACGCTGTATCATAAAGACGACATTCCTTTTTCAATTTCAGATATTCCTTTATCAGGTAAAGCATACAGAATTCCGGCAGGAAAAGAGTCGGAGCCAAGAAAAACGTTCAAAACACCGACAGAATTAAAAAGCGTGAAAAAGGTGAAGAGCACTAAATTTCCGTCCTACAAAATATTTGATTTCACCAAAAAAGAATATGATGCTGCACAGCCACTTTTAGAAGGCGGTGAAACCAAGGCATTGGACAGACTTCAGTATTATACTTTTAAATCTGAACTTTTAACGGGATACCGATGGACGAGAAACCGCTCACAAGGACTGGATTACAGTTCGAAGTTCTCTCCATACCTGGCTTTGGGCTGCATTTCTCCGAGGGAGATTTTTGAAACGGTAAAAGAATACGAAAACAAAATTAAAAAAAACCAAAGCACATGGTGGCTCATTTTCGAGTTGGTGTGGCGGGACTTTTTTACCTTCAAAGGGATGAAGTTCGGTGATGAAATTTTCAAAACAAAAGGGTATAAACACAAAGAAATTCCCTTTGATAATAATCAGAAGAATTTCGAAAAATGGTGTCACGGGAGAACCGGAATTCCCTTTGTAGATGCACATATGAGGCAGTTAAATGAAACAGGATACATGAGCAATCGCGGTCGTGTCAATTGTGCCAGCTACTTTGTGCACGATCTGAATATTGACTGGACTTGGGGTGCCGCCTATTTTGAAAGTAAACTGATTGACTACGACGTTAGTTCGAACTGGATGAACTGGCATATGCAGGCTTTTGAGATTTATTATACCAATCCCATTCATCAGTCGAATAAGTATAAAGCGCAGGATTTTATACGGGAATGGATCCCGGAGCTAAAAGACTGCAATGATTTGGAAGTCTTGATTCCTTGGGAATATGATATTCCGAAATATCCCAAACCGATCGAGATCTTTTCAAAATGGGAGAGAGCGATTAATTTAATTAAAAAGCTTAAAATTTAA
- a CDS encoding Cof-type HAD-IIB family hydrolase gives MTSVQNPKIKAVFFDVDGTIFSLKTKSIPESTRKAIKNLRKKGIKVIVATGRSITDLAHIKHIEFDGFMTFNGGYCMTVDGQVMYRKVIEPDDIKNLIDYSKRSDVSFSLMYEDKVRISNESPKVLELYRHVDIPVPPLCNKEDIDVENVLQVNVFIDPENEESFMREIMPNSLSSRWTPLFADVNPEGVSKQGGVEYFCKYFNIDLSETMAFGDGGNDISMLKSVKIGVAMGNAGDNVKEIADFITEEVDHHGIEKALIHFGLLEKTSADLVG, from the coding sequence ATGACTTCTGTACAGAACCCTAAAATTAAAGCTGTCTTCTTTGATGTGGATGGAACAATATTCAGTTTAAAAACAAAATCAATTCCTGAATCAACGAGGAAGGCAATAAAGAATCTCCGGAAAAAAGGAATTAAAGTGATCGTTGCCACCGGTCGGTCTATTACCGACCTCGCTCATATTAAACATATCGAGTTTGATGGCTTTATGACGTTTAACGGAGGATATTGTATGACCGTTGATGGTCAGGTGATGTATCGAAAAGTAATTGAACCTGATGATATAAAAAATTTGATAGATTACTCCAAAAGATCTGATGTCAGTTTTTCACTGATGTATGAAGATAAAGTAAGAATCAGTAACGAAAGTCCAAAAGTCCTTGAACTGTATCGTCACGTTGATATTCCGGTGCCACCTTTATGTAATAAGGAAGATATTGATGTTGAAAACGTTTTGCAAGTCAACGTTTTTATAGATCCTGAGAATGAAGAATCTTTTATGCGGGAAATCATGCCAAATTCATTGTCTTCCAGGTGGACACCGTTATTTGCAGACGTCAATCCAGAAGGAGTAAGCAAACAGGGAGGTGTCGAATATTTTTGTAAATATTTTAATATTGATCTATCTGAAACAATGGCTTTCGGGGATGGAGGAAATGATATTTCTATGCTAAAGTCTGTAAAAATAGGTGTTGCCATGGGGAATGCCGGAGATAATGTCAAAGAAATTGCCGATTTTATAACTGAAGAGGTTGATCATCACGGAATAGAAAAAGCTTTGATACATTTCGGGCTATTAGAAAAAACTTCGGCAGATTTGGTAGGATAA
- a CDS encoding aspartate/glutamate racemase family protein — protein sequence MKKIGLVGGISWTSTLDYYKFINEGVNAKLGGLNFAECMIYSLNFGDIYTQSWDNSYDLLLNACENLKKGGADGIALCANTAHLYADRLQQEVNLPVIHIVEETAKTINKNGFKKIGLLGTKFTMEMNFYRNKFESFGLEVLIPEKRETREYIQYTLREELGVGLINPDTKEKYKEIVQDLVDRGAECIVLGCTEIPMLVSQEDFKIPVYDTTKIHSQAIVEFIIT from the coding sequence ATGAAGAAAATCGGATTAGTTGGAGGAATAAGCTGGACATCGACTTTAGATTATTACAAATTTATAAACGAAGGCGTCAATGCCAAATTGGGTGGATTAAATTTTGCCGAGTGTATGATCTACTCATTGAACTTCGGAGACATCTATACCCAAAGTTGGGACAATTCATATGATCTGCTGCTTAATGCCTGTGAAAATTTAAAGAAAGGCGGAGCTGACGGAATTGCACTGTGTGCAAACACTGCGCATCTTTATGCTGACAGACTTCAGCAAGAAGTCAATTTACCGGTGATCCACATTGTTGAAGAAACAGCCAAAACAATCAATAAAAATGGTTTCAAGAAGATCGGACTCCTAGGTACAAAGTTTACCATGGAGATGAACTTTTACAGAAACAAATTTGAATCATTTGGTCTTGAGGTCCTAATCCCTGAGAAACGTGAAACCCGCGAATACATCCAATACACATTAAGAGAGGAATTGGGTGTTGGATTGATTAACCCTGACACAAAGGAAAAGTATAAAGAAATTGTACAGGATCTAGTAGACAGAGGAGCAGAATGTATTGTACTGGGCTGTACAGAAATACCGATGTTAGTAAGCCAGGAAGATTTTAAAATTCCTGTGTATGACACTACAAAAATCCACTCACAAGCTATTGTAGAATTTATAATTACCTGA
- a CDS encoding GNAT family N-acetyltransferase produces MQDIELRKAENKDLISLQKIGKLTFSETFASDNSEENLRSYLETAFSTEKVKGELSDENAEFYFAECENEIIGYLKVNYGDSQTEIKSEKALEIERIYVLREFHGQKVGQILYEKAIELAKGINADFIWLGVWEQNPRAIRFYEKNGFTAFDKHIFKLGNDEQTDIMMKLTLKN; encoded by the coding sequence ATGCAGGATATAGAGTTAAGAAAAGCAGAAAACAAAGATCTTATCAGCCTACAAAAAATTGGAAAGCTGACATTTTCCGAAACATTCGCTTCGGACAACAGCGAAGAAAATTTGAGATCATATCTGGAAACTGCATTCTCAACAGAGAAAGTCAAAGGAGAATTATCAGATGAAAATGCTGAGTTTTATTTTGCAGAGTGTGAAAATGAAATTATCGGTTACTTAAAGGTAAATTACGGAGATTCACAAACTGAGATCAAAAGTGAAAAAGCACTTGAAATTGAAAGGATCTACGTATTGAGAGAGTTTCATGGACAAAAAGTAGGTCAAATACTTTATGAAAAAGCCATTGAACTGGCTAAAGGCATCAATGCAGATTTTATATGGCTGGGCGTTTGGGAACAAAACCCGAGAGCGATCCGTTTCTATGAAAAAAATGGATTTACAGCATTTGACAAACATATATTCAAACTGGGCAACGACGAGCAGACTGACATTATGATGAAATTGACGCTGAAAAATTAG
- a CDS encoding Crp/Fnr family transcriptional regulator encodes MDIEQILDRIYPLSESSKQILKSHITELNFPKNHVIIQQDKNEKNFYFIKNGIARTYIQNDGDETTFSFGKEGETIISFKSYIANEKGYESVELLEDCTVYKLNTQSLRKLYSENIEIANWGIKFAENLLLRAEDRLLARHFGNAADRYELLLKNYPNLLQRVQLGYIASYLGITQVSLSRIRANIK; translated from the coding sequence ATGGATATCGAACAAATACTTGACAGGATCTATCCCTTGTCAGAATCTTCTAAGCAGATACTCAAAAGCCACATCACTGAACTCAATTTTCCCAAAAATCATGTGATCATCCAACAGGATAAAAATGAAAAAAATTTTTACTTTATCAAAAATGGGATCGCCAGAACCTATATTCAAAATGATGGCGATGAAACTACATTTTCCTTTGGGAAAGAAGGAGAAACCATCATTTCTTTCAAAAGTTATATTGCCAATGAGAAAGGCTATGAGAGTGTTGAACTGCTGGAAGATTGTACAGTTTACAAACTCAATACACAAAGCCTGCGAAAGTTATACAGTGAAAATATAGAGATCGCCAATTGGGGTATCAAGTTTGCGGAAAATCTGCTTTTAAGGGCAGAAGACAGATTGCTGGCAAGGCATTTCGGAAACGCTGCCGATCGCTATGAACTGCTGTTAAAAAACTATCCCAACTTATTACAGAGAGTTCAGCTAGGATATATTGCCTCTTATTTAGGGATCACCCAAGTGAGCTTAAGCCGCATCAGAGCTAACATAAAATAG
- a CDS encoding AraC family transcriptional regulator, translating into MKRKDDKLVRFISISESHQAFGLPAPQHPLISLVHFNESNPFNTEMAPIYDVLSFYKITFITKNSGKLKYGQDYYDFNEGSMLFFAPNQLVGTTEYNSETYCYLLLIHPDFLLGHPLAKKIRQYGYFSYSSNEALHLSDKEKAIILSVYQIMEQELNNGVDEFSQEVIIAQIELMLSYVNRFYKRQFITRKTVNSDILEKTESIMDDYLNQKTLHLGVPTVQYLSDQLHISPGYLSDMLRSLIGKNTKQYIHEKLIEKAKERLTNTELTVSEIAYELGFEHPQSFSKLFKIKTDMSPLEFKNSFH; encoded by the coding sequence ATGAAAAGAAAAGACGATAAACTTGTACGGTTTATTTCCATTTCGGAAAGTCATCAGGCTTTTGGACTGCCCGCACCGCAACATCCGCTGATCAGTCTGGTTCATTTTAATGAAAGCAATCCTTTCAATACGGAGATGGCGCCGATCTATGATGTCCTGAGTTTCTATAAAATAACTTTTATCACAAAGAACAGTGGAAAGCTGAAATATGGTCAGGATTACTATGACTTCAATGAAGGCAGTATGCTATTCTTTGCGCCCAACCAATTGGTAGGAACCACAGAATATAACAGCGAAACTTATTGTTACCTGTTGCTCATCCATCCCGACTTTCTATTAGGTCATCCTCTGGCGAAAAAGATCAGGCAGTACGGTTACTTCTCCTACTCGTCCAATGAAGCCTTGCATTTGTCTGATAAAGAAAAAGCAATTATCCTTTCCGTTTATCAGATCATGGAACAGGAGCTGAATAATGGTGTTGATGAATTCAGTCAAGAGGTGATCATTGCCCAGATCGAATTGATGCTAAGCTATGTGAATCGGTTTTACAAGCGCCAATTCATTACCCGAAAAACTGTCAATAGTGACATTCTTGAGAAAACAGAAAGCATTATGGATGATTACCTTAATCAGAAAACGCTGCATTTGGGTGTCCCCACAGTACAATATCTGTCTGACCAATTGCATATTTCGCCAGGTTACCTCAGTGATATGCTGCGCTCGCTCATTGGTAAAAACACGAAACAATACATCCACGAAAAGCTCATCGAAAAAGCAAAAGAAAGATTAACGAATACGGAATTGACTGTCAGCGAAATCGCTTATGAATTGGGTTTTGAACATCCGCAATCTTTCAGCAAACTTTTCAAAATAAAGACCGACATGTCTCCTTTAGAGTTTAAAAATTCCTTTCACTAA
- a CDS encoding SDR family NAD(P)-dependent oxidoreductase: MQTNQNKVALISGANTGVGFQIAKALAENGYTVFAGSRDLQKGETAAGKIGGQAKAIQLDITDSDSVKAAVELIESEFGYLTLLVNNAAISHAGKPGRTMEEVLGAQRASSIPINDLKAVWETNVFATLSITQAFLPLLQKAPAARIVTVSSALGSLTINANPKNPYRSAFDAAYGASKTALNGIFLSLAIDLENTNIKIHLVSPGFTATALNNFQGTDTVEEGSKEPIRVALAEDLPNGSFTGPANFSGPDNILPW; encoded by the coding sequence ATGCAGACCAATCAAAATAAAGTAGCACTGATTTCTGGTGCCAATACAGGTGTAGGTTTTCAGATCGCAAAAGCCCTTGCGGAAAATGGTTATACAGTTTTTGCGGGTTCAAGAGATCTCCAGAAGGGAGAAACTGCTGCTGGGAAGATCGGTGGTCAGGCAAAAGCCATTCAGCTGGATATTACAGATTCTGATTCTGTCAAAGCCGCGGTTGAACTTATCGAAAGTGAATTTGGATATTTAACATTATTAGTGAATAATGCAGCAATCTCACACGCAGGAAAACCGGGACGCACAATGGAAGAAGTCTTGGGTGCACAACGTGCCAGCAGCATCCCGATCAATGACCTGAAAGCTGTTTGGGAAACGAACGTCTTTGCCACGCTTTCCATTACTCAGGCATTTTTACCTCTGTTGCAAAAAGCGCCTGCTGCAAGAATCGTGACCGTTTCCAGCGCATTAGGATCTTTGACAATCAATGCAAATCCTAAAAATCCCTACCGCTCAGCCTTTGATGCTGCTTATGGCGCATCGAAAACGGCACTCAATGGAATTTTCCTGTCTTTGGCGATAGACCTTGAAAACACCAATATCAAAATTCATCTGGTAAGTCCTGGTTTTACGGCCACTGCTCTTAATAATTTTCAGGGAACCGATACGGTAGAAGAAGGCTCTAAGGAACCCATAAGAGTGGCATTGGCGGAAGACCTTCCCAATGGGAGTTTTACGGGACCAGCTAATTTCAGCGGACCGGATAATATTCTACCCTGGTAA
- a CDS encoding helix-turn-helix domain-containing protein has protein sequence MNTERTEFIAWMERIMERFDLLKEQVSSKQSRFIEIDGEVLLDNQDVLQLLKISSRSLQRYRTNKKLPYYTISGKLYYKLSDVHQLIRECLSS, from the coding sequence ATGAATACCGAAAGAACAGAATTTATAGCATGGATGGAAAGGATCATGGAACGATTTGACCTCCTGAAAGAACAAGTGTCATCCAAACAGTCCAGATTCATTGAGATCGACGGAGAGGTATTGCTTGACAATCAGGATGTCTTACAACTTCTAAAGATCAGCTCCAGGTCGTTGCAACGCTACCGCACGAATAAAAAGCTCCCTTATTACACCATCAGCGGCAAGCTGTACTACAAGCTGTCCGATGTCCATCAGCTTATCAGAGAATGTCTAAGTTCATAA